Genomic DNA from Nonomuraea rubra:
CATCGTGGCCACCACGTTCCCGGCCATCAGCAGCGACCACTGCGTGTGCCGGGTGCCCTGGAAGTTGGCCAGCCCGAGCTGCATCGTGTAGAGGCTCTCGTCGCTGATCGCGACCAGCGGCCAGATCAGGTCGTTCCACGAGCCGAGCAGCGTGAACACGGTGAGCGTCGCCAGCGCGGGCCTGGCCAGCGGCAGCACCACCCGCCAGAACACGCCGAACGTCGAGCACCCGTCGATGCGGGCCGCGTCCTCCAGCTCGGCCGGCAGCGACAGGAAGAACTGCCGCATCAGGAAGATCCCGAACGCCGACGCCAGCCATGGCACGAACGCCGCCGCCAGGGTGTCGATCAGGCCGAGCCGGCTGAACATCACGTACGTCGGGATCATCAGGAGCTGCGTCGGGATCATGATGGTCGCCAGGATCATCAGGAACCCGGCGTTCCTGCCGAAGAACTTCAGCCGCGCGAAGCCGTACCCGGCCATGGAGCAGAGCACGAGCTGGGCGAGCACCGCGATGGCGGCCACGATGACGGTGTTCAGCAGCCAGCGCAGCGCCTGCGACTCGGTGAACAGGCCGATGAAGCCGTCGAGCTGCAGCCGGCTCGGGATGAGGCGGGGCGGGAAGCGGTTGATGTCGCCGTCCGGCATGAACGCGGTCAGCACCATCTGCACCAGCGGCAGCGCGAACAGCAGGGCCAGCGGCATCAGCAGCAGGTGCCAGGGGCTGAACGGCAGACGTCTCAGCATCAGAAGGCCTCGATCTTGCTGCGCCGGGAGTAGACGATCATCCCGACGGTGATGAGCAGGGTCGCGGCGAACAGCCCGTAGGCGACGGCCGAGCCGTAGCCGAACTTCGTGAGCTTGAACGCCTGGAGGTAGACGTAGTAGACGATCGTCTGCGTCGCGCCCAGCGGGCCGCCCCTGGTCGTGGTGAAGACCAGGTCGAACAGCTGCAACGCGGTGATCGTCTGCCAGATGGAGGTGAAGACGGTGACGGGCCCGAGCGCGGGCAGCGTGACGTGCCGGAACACCTGCCAGCGGTTGGCGCCGTCCATCCGGGCCGCCTCCACCACGTCCTTCGGGATGTCCTGCAGCGCGGCCAGGTACACGACCACGGTGAAGCCGACCTGGCCCCACAGCGCGATCAGGCAGATCACCGCGAGCGCCTGAGACTGGCTCTCCAGGAACTGCTGCTGCGGCAGGCCGATGGTGCGCAGCACGGTGTTGGCGGCGCCGTACTGGGGGTTGAAGACGAAGCTGGCCAGGATGCCGGTCGCCGCCGCCGACGCGACGAACGGGATGAAGATGCACGTCCGGTAGAAGCCGACCAGCTTGATCGGCCGGTTGAGCGCGACGGCGATCAGCATCCCGAGGAAGATCGACGAGGGTACGAACAGCACCGTGAACACCAGCGTGTGCCGTACCGCCGCGAGCAGGTCCGGGTCCTGGACCATGAGCTCGTAGTTCAGCAGCCCGATGGGCTTGGCGGGGGCGATGCCGTTCCACTTCTGCAGCGAGATAAGGAACGCCCACACCGCGGGGAAGATCGACAGGCCCACCACGAGCGCGGTGGCGGGCCCCGCGAACCCCCATCCGACCAGGCTGCGGTGCAGCCACCGCAGCCGGCCGGACGGGATCGCCGCGCGGTGGGCGGCGGCCTGGCGCCGCCCGGCGAACAGCAGCGACATCGTCAGCCCCCGGCCAGCGCCTGGCGCGACTTGGCGGCCGCCTCGTCCAGTGCCGCCTTCGGCGTGGCCGCGCCCTGCATCGCCTTGGCGATGGCCTCACCGACATAACGCGACATTTCCACGTATCCGCTGACCGTGGGCCTGGCCTGCTTGGCGTTCGCCAGGTTGGCCACCAGCTTCTCGACGCCCGGGTACTCCTTGATGTAGGTCTGGTACTCCGGCAGCGACGTCTCCGAGGCGCGCAGCGGCAGGTTGCCCTGCGCGAGGTTCCACTGGGCGTCGCCCTCGGCCGAGGTGAGCCACTTCATCAGCTCGAACGACCAGTAGGCCCGGTTGGCGTCGCCGTTGTCGAACAGCGTCCACAGGTCCGGCCCCGAGACCGTCTGGTGGTCGCCGTTGGTGCCGGGCAGGAACGCCACCCCGTAGTCGGTCTTCTTCTCCTTCAGCTCCAGCAGCGACCACGGCCCGTTGATGATCATCGCGATCCGGCCGTCCCCGAACAGCGGCGCGTACCGCTCGTCGGTCTGGTCGAGGTAGACGCTCTTGTCGTCCACCGCCATCGCCCGCAGGAACTCCAGCGCGTCCACCCCGGCCTGGGAGTTGAACGCGGCCTGCTTGCCGTCCTGCGACAGGATGCTGCCGCCGCGCTGCCACAGCAGCGGCCAGAAGTGCCAGGTGGTGTCCTCGGAGGCGCTCACCGAGTACGCGGTCCCGTAGATCTTCTCCGCCGGGTCCGTGAGCTTCTTGGCCGCGGCCCTGAAGTCGTCCCAGGTCCACTCGTCGGTCGGGTACGGCACCTGCTTGGCGTCGAAGAGGGTCTTGTTGTAGAGCAGGGCGAGGTTGTCCACGATCGCGGGGAAGCCGATGACCTGGCCGTTCGGCGTCGCGGTGGTGCGGGCGGACTCGGGGAACTCCGCCCACTTGACGGCCGGGTCCTTCACCTTCTCGGTCAGGTCGAGGGTCTTGCCCGACTCCTGCAACTGCGACGCCCAGCTACCGAATGCATAGGAAATATCGGGATACACGCCGCTTGCGAAGCCCGCGGACAACTTCTGCAGCAGCTCGTCGGTGGTGGACGCGCCCGAGGTGACCTCGATGGTGACGTTGGGATGCTGCTGGGTGAACTTGGCCGCCAGCCCCTCCAGGATCTTCTGCGCGTCCGAGGTCTGCCCCGACCACCACGTGAGCTTCACCTTCGCCTGCGGGTCCACGGTCTTGGCGCCCTCCTGGGACGGTCCCCCGCAGCCGGAGGCCGCCAGGATGATCGCCGCTAC
This window encodes:
- a CDS encoding carbohydrate ABC transporter permease, with translation MLRRLPFSPWHLLLMPLALLFALPLVQMVLTAFMPDGDINRFPPRLIPSRLQLDGFIGLFTESQALRWLLNTVIVAAIAVLAQLVLCSMAGYGFARLKFFGRNAGFLMILATIMIPTQLLMIPTYVMFSRLGLIDTLAAAFVPWLASAFGIFLMRQFFLSLPAELEDAARIDGCSTFGVFWRVVLPLARPALATLTVFTLLGSWNDLIWPLVAISDESLYTMQLGLANFQGTRHTQWSLLMAGNVVATMPLIIAFVLAQRQFVATMTFSGLKG
- a CDS encoding carbohydrate ABC transporter permease — its product is MSLLFAGRRQAAAHRAAIPSGRLRWLHRSLVGWGFAGPATALVVGLSIFPAVWAFLISLQKWNGIAPAKPIGLLNYELMVQDPDLLAAVRHTLVFTVLFVPSSIFLGMLIAVALNRPIKLVGFYRTCIFIPFVASAAATGILASFVFNPQYGAANTVLRTIGLPQQQFLESQSQALAVICLIALWGQVGFTVVVYLAALQDIPKDVVEAARMDGANRWQVFRHVTLPALGPVTVFTSIWQTITALQLFDLVFTTTRGGPLGATQTIVYYVYLQAFKLTKFGYGSAVAYGLFAATLLITVGMIVYSRRSKIEAF
- a CDS encoding ABC transporter substrate-binding protein yields the protein MRRRTVAALVAAIILAASGCGGPSQEGAKTVDPQAKVKLTWWSGQTSDAQKILEGLAAKFTQQHPNVTIEVTSGASTTDELLQKLSAGFASGVYPDISYAFGSWASQLQESGKTLDLTEKVKDPAVKWAEFPESARTTATPNGQVIGFPAIVDNLALLYNKTLFDAKQVPYPTDEWTWDDFRAAAKKLTDPAEKIYGTAYSVSASEDTTWHFWPLLWQRGGSILSQDGKQAAFNSQAGVDALEFLRAMAVDDKSVYLDQTDERYAPLFGDGRIAMIINGPWSLLELKEKKTDYGVAFLPGTNGDHQTVSGPDLWTLFDNGDANRAYWSFELMKWLTSAEGDAQWNLAQGNLPLRASETSLPEYQTYIKEYPGVEKLVANLANAKQARPTVSGYVEMSRYVGEAIAKAMQGAATPKAALDEAAAKSRQALAGG